Proteins from a single region of Chryseobacterium scophthalmum:
- a CDS encoding DUF3037 domain-containing protein, whose product MQEDKIYEYAVIRLVPKVEREEFFNIGLVLFSKKEKFIKVEFYLCPDKFKLMHSKLDYDDITKNLESFKNIAEGKKEGGPIALLEIPDRFRWLTAVRSAVVQTSRPHPGKSKDLNQTFGKLFEELVK is encoded by the coding sequence ATGCAAGAGGATAAGATATACGAATACGCCGTAATACGTTTGGTACCGAAGGTTGAAAGAGAAGAGTTTTTCAACATTGGACTGGTTTTGTTTTCGAAAAAAGAAAAATTTATCAAAGTAGAATTTTATCTCTGTCCTGATAAATTTAAACTTATGCACAGCAAACTCGATTATGATGATATTACTAAAAATCTTGAGAGTTTTAAAAATATTGCTGAAGGAAAAAAAGAAGGCGGGCCAATTGCTTTACTCGAAATTCCAGACAGATTCCGTTGGCTGACTGCGGTGAGAAGTGCAGTTGTACAAACTTCAAGACCGCATCCCGGAAAATCGAAAGATTTAAACCAAACTTTTGGTAAACTTTTTGAAGAACTGGTAAAGTAG
- a CDS encoding alpha/beta hydrolase: protein MRAFHSNTKNDRFLKNLFFLFLLTISTFGFSQKQKSILLFEHANVSENIVYKTDETNKDIKLDIYRPKNTENKKLPVVMYVHGGAWVEGDKIITADNYVENTILKLLEKNYVVISINYRLVTENIHFPAPIQDTKDAVRWVRKNADKYNLDENNIGMWGVSAGAHLSLLSAYTQDEDFVGDKELSKYSAKVNYVVDNFGPTDMNRLLHTRAPKPLLLTVGLISKKIIDLRGKLIMGITGLNSKEDKKEIVEFCKTISPLHYTQNTVPTLILHGNKDKIAPIRHSKRLNKMLKKQKTTHELIIVKKGNHGFSTTEKAYQEELNNAMVDFILSQEKANFVNH, encoded by the coding sequence ATGAGAGCATTCCACTCAAACACAAAAAATGATAGGTTTTTAAAGAACCTATTTTTTTTATTCCTATTGACAATTTCCACGTTTGGATTTTCACAAAAACAGAAAAGTATACTCCTTTTTGAGCACGCTAATGTTTCAGAAAATATTGTTTACAAAACCGATGAAACGAATAAAGATATTAAGCTTGATATTTACCGTCCGAAAAATACAGAAAATAAAAAACTTCCTGTTGTGATGTACGTTCACGGTGGAGCTTGGGTTGAAGGTGACAAAATCATTACAGCTGATAACTATGTTGAAAACACCATTTTAAAACTTTTAGAAAAAAACTATGTTGTTATCAGTATTAATTATCGTTTAGTTACCGAAAATATTCATTTTCCGGCACCGATTCAGGACACAAAAGATGCGGTAAGATGGGTTCGCAAAAATGCAGATAAATACAATCTTGATGAAAACAATATTGGAATGTGGGGCGTTTCTGCAGGCGCACATCTTTCGCTTTTAAGCGCTTATACTCAGGATGAAGATTTTGTTGGCGATAAGGAACTTTCAAAATATTCGGCAAAAGTAAATTATGTGGTTGATAATTTTGGACCGACTGATATGAACAGGCTTCTTCATACCCGTGCTCCAAAACCACTTTTGTTGACTGTAGGCTTAATTTCAAAAAAGATTATTGATTTGAGAGGTAAGCTTATTATGGGAATTACAGGCTTGAACAGCAAAGAAGATAAAAAGGAAATTGTAGAATTCTGTAAAACGATTTCTCCTCTACATTATACTCAAAATACGGTTCCAACTTTAATTTTGCATGGCAACAAAGATAAAATTGCACCTATAAGGCATTCTAAAAGACTCAACAAAATGTTGAAAAAGCAGAAAACCACTCATGAATTAATCATTGTAAAAAAAGGAAATCACGGGTTTTCTACAACAGAAAAAGCTTATCAGGAGGAACTTAACAACGCAATGGTCGACTTTATTTTATCTCAGGAAAAAGCTAATTTCGTCAATCATTAG
- a CDS encoding carbon starvation CstA family protein, which produces MEFLNGINALTLVFTSLLIFAIAYRFYGIYLANKVLRLNDKNTTPAVEFADGKDYVATNKNVLFGHHFAAIAAAGPLVGPVLAAQFGYLPGAIWILIGCVLGGGVHDMVVLFASVRHKGQSLATIASKEIGKTTGTVAGFAILFILILTLAGLSLACINAMHEASWSLFTVVITMPIAIIMGLIMRYRKNSVTFASILGGVLLIAGIIGGHNLMQNETMNNMFTWDITTISIAIPLYGFLASVLPVWLLLVPRDYLSTYLKIGTIIMLAIGVIVIHPTIQMPALTEFINGGGPVIGGPVLPFIFIVIACGAISGFHAVIATGTTPKMLNREKEILFVGYGAMLVEGFVALMALIAACTLMPGDYFAINTPKETYDAFLATHPSLHGVEIDYFSERIGIDLHGRTGGAVSLAVGMAHIFNKIPYMDQLMAYWYNFAIMFEAVFILTAIDAGTRVGRFFLQEMLGSVIPKFNDKNWTPGIIISSLLFTFAWGYLVFTGNVSSIWPLFGISNQLLAACGLIVCTTMLIRLNRGKYALCSAIPGVFMAIITFWAGYIQVMDIYIPKQQYLLATLAVVAMVLMLVVFVGAFRKWYQLLKIKTSHTDFYGETVKELVER; this is translated from the coding sequence ATGGAATTTCTAAATGGAATTAATGCATTAACATTGGTATTCACATCCCTGCTTATCTTTGCAATTGCTTACCGTTTCTACGGAATTTATTTAGCCAATAAAGTACTCCGTTTAAATGACAAAAATACAACTCCCGCTGTAGAATTTGCCGATGGAAAAGATTATGTAGCCACGAACAAAAATGTTCTTTTCGGACATCACTTCGCAGCGATTGCAGCAGCAGGACCATTGGTAGGTCCGGTTTTAGCAGCTCAATTCGGATATCTTCCCGGAGCAATCTGGATTTTAATTGGCTGTGTTTTAGGAGGTGGTGTTCACGATATGGTGGTACTTTTTGCATCCGTAAGACACAAAGGACAAAGTTTGGCAACCATTGCATCCAAAGAAATCGGAAAAACAACGGGAACGGTTGCCGGTTTTGCTATTTTATTCATTTTAATTTTAACACTTGCCGGACTTTCTTTAGCTTGTATTAATGCAATGCACGAAGCATCATGGTCATTATTTACTGTGGTCATTACAATGCCGATTGCGATTATTATGGGATTGATTATGCGTTACAGAAAAAACTCGGTGACTTTTGCAAGTATTTTGGGCGGTGTTCTTTTAATTGCCGGAATTATTGGTGGACATAATTTAATGCAGAATGAAACCATGAACAATATGTTTACATGGGACATTACAACCATTTCTATTGCAATTCCATTATACGGATTTTTGGCATCTGTGTTGCCGGTTTGGCTGCTTTTAGTTCCGAGAGACTACCTTTCAACTTATTTAAAAATCGGAACGATTATCATGTTGGCGATTGGAGTAATTGTGATTCATCCAACCATTCAAATGCCTGCTTTAACTGAATTTATTAACGGAGGAGGTCCCGTAATTGGCGGCCCTGTTTTACCTTTTATCTTTATTGTAATTGCATGTGGAGCGATTTCAGGTTTCCATGCGGTAATTGCAACCGGAACGACTCCAAAAATGCTGAACAGAGAAAAGGAAATTTTATTTGTAGGTTATGGAGCGATGCTTGTAGAAGGTTTTGTAGCATTAATGGCTTTAATTGCAGCTTGTACTTTGATGCCCGGAGATTATTTTGCCATCAACACACCAAAAGAAACATATGATGCATTTTTAGCAACTCATCCAAGTTTACATGGGGTTGAAATTGATTATTTTTCTGAAAGGATTGGAATTGATCTGCACGGAAGAACCGGAGGTGCTGTTTCTTTAGCAGTCGGAATGGCGCATATTTTCAATAAAATTCCTTACATGGATCAGTTGATGGCATATTGGTACAATTTCGCGATTATGTTTGAAGCGGTATTTATTTTAACTGCAATTGATGCAGGAACTAGAGTTGGAAGATTTTTCTTGCAGGAAATGTTGGGATCTGTTATTCCTAAATTCAATGATAAAAACTGGACTCCCGGAATTATCATCAGTAGTTTATTGTTCACATTTGCTTGGGGATATCTGGTTTTTACCGGAAATGTAAGCAGCATTTGGCCACTCTTCGGAATTAGCAATCAGTTGCTTGCAGCCTGCGGTTTGATTGTCTGTACCACAATGCTCATCAGATTAAACCGAGGAAAATATGCGCTTTGTTCAGCAATTCCGGGAGTTTTCATGGCGATTATTACATTTTGGGCTGGTTATATTCAGGTAATGGATATTTATATTCCAAAACAGCAGTATTTATTGGCAACTTTAGCAGTTGTAGCAATGGTTTTAATGCTTGTTGTTTTCGTTGGCGCGTTCAGAAAATGGTATCAGTTGTTAAAAATTAAAACTTCACATACCGATTTTTATGGCGAAACAGTGAAGGAATTGGTGGAAAGGTAA
- a CDS encoding ATP-dependent helicase yields the protein MEDYLKGLNESQFEAVTTLQGPLMVLAGAGSGKTRVLTMRIAHLITNGVDPFNILSLTFTNKAAKEMKERIAKVVGQSNARSLWMGTFHSVFARILRSEAHYLGYPSNFTIYDQQDALNVIRKVLKDMNIDADLYKPKKVQSRISNYKNNLITVKAYYNNPELMEADEKANMKFIGKIYEKYVEACFKNGSMDFDDLLLKTNELLTRFPEVLAKYQERFRYILVDEYQDTNHSQYLIVKALASKFENICVVGDDAQSIYSFRGANIYNILNFKKDYPDAVTVSLEQNYRSTQNIVNAANVVIAKNLQQFKKNVFSENEEGEKIKVYRSLSDADEANFVAGNIWELRNREQRKFSDFAILYRTNSQTRAFEDSLRRKNIPYKVYGGLSFYQRKEVKDLIGYLRLLVNENDSEALMRIINYPTRGIGETTQNKLIVFADSQNLPVSKVLDNLGIYAPQLKFNNGVLTKLSDFWSMIKAFQVLLKTETAYSVAMEVAKRSGLIKFLKDDQTPEGISRVENVQELMNSMQGFIEEQMQIEDGDPSLPNFLENIALSADTQRKDNEEDMVSLMTIHLSKGLEFPVVHLVGLEENLFPSFMSSATREDLEEERRLFYVALTRAEKQAFFSYAVSRFQWGKITDAEPSRFLSEVDEEYIEFLNPAIEKRFINNSGITSNIFDEHPSEMKSFKKIEKKTISKTENDKPIAEPRKLKPVSTARIINPSGASSQDIEVGDKVRHDRFGIGEVKFLDGTDPQNIKAKVVFLHEGEKNLILKYAKLTKI from the coding sequence ATGGAGGATTATTTGAAAGGACTGAATGAATCACAATTTGAAGCCGTTACTACTTTACAGGGACCTTTGATGGTACTTGCGGGAGCGGGTTCCGGAAAAACACGTGTACTCACAATGCGTATTGCGCATTTGATTACTAATGGAGTAGACCCTTTCAATATTTTGTCTTTAACTTTTACCAATAAAGCGGCTAAAGAAATGAAAGAACGTATTGCGAAAGTTGTAGGACAGAGCAATGCGAGAAGCCTTTGGATGGGGACTTTTCACTCAGTTTTTGCAAGAATTCTGAGAAGTGAAGCACATTATTTAGGTTATCCTTCCAACTTTACAATTTACGATCAGCAGGATGCTTTGAATGTGATCAGAAAAGTTCTGAAAGACATGAATATTGATGCTGATTTGTATAAACCTAAAAAAGTTCAGTCTAGAATTTCAAATTATAAAAATAATCTGATCACCGTAAAAGCATATTATAATAATCCTGAATTAATGGAAGCTGACGAAAAAGCCAACATGAAATTCATCGGAAAAATTTATGAAAAATATGTAGAAGCTTGTTTCAAAAATGGTTCAATGGATTTTGATGACTTGTTGTTGAAAACCAATGAACTTTTAACAAGGTTTCCTGAAGTTTTAGCAAAATATCAAGAAAGATTCCGATATATTTTGGTAGATGAGTACCAAGACACGAACCACTCTCAGTATTTGATTGTGAAAGCTTTGGCTTCAAAATTTGAAAATATTTGTGTGGTAGGAGACGATGCACAGTCGATTTACTCTTTCCGTGGTGCAAATATTTATAATATTTTAAATTTCAAAAAAGATTATCCTGATGCGGTGACTGTTTCTTTGGAGCAGAATTACCGTTCGACACAAAATATCGTCAATGCAGCAAACGTTGTGATTGCGAAAAACCTTCAGCAGTTCAAGAAAAATGTTTTCAGTGAAAATGAAGAAGGGGAAAAAATCAAAGTGTACCGTTCGCTTTCCGATGCTGATGAAGCCAATTTCGTAGCTGGAAATATTTGGGAATTGAGAAATAGGGAGCAGAGAAAATTCAGTGATTTCGCAATTTTATACCGTACCAATTCTCAGACACGAGCTTTTGAAGACTCTTTGAGACGTAAAAATATTCCGTATAAAGTGTATGGAGGTTTGTCTTTCTACCAAAGAAAAGAGGTAAAAGATTTGATCGGTTATCTTCGTCTTTTGGTCAACGAAAATGATTCTGAAGCTTTGATGAGAATCATCAATTATCCGACAAGAGGAATTGGTGAAACCACTCAAAATAAATTAATTGTTTTTGCCGATTCGCAAAATCTTCCGGTGTCTAAAGTGTTAGACAATTTGGGGATTTATGCTCCGCAATTGAAATTTAATAATGGAGTTTTAACCAAACTAAGTGATTTTTGGTCGATGATTAAAGCGTTTCAGGTTTTGCTTAAAACAGAAACAGCGTACAGCGTTGCGATGGAAGTGGCAAAGCGAAGCGGTTTGATTAAATTTTTAAAAGACGACCAAACTCCGGAAGGAATTTCGCGTGTAGAAAACGTTCAGGAATTGATGAACTCGATGCAGGGTTTCATTGAGGAGCAGATGCAGATTGAAGATGGTGATCCTAGTTTACCGAATTTTCTTGAAAATATTGCACTTTCTGCTGATACACAAAGAAAAGATAACGAGGAAGATATGGTTTCTTTAATGACGATTCACCTTTCAAAAGGTCTTGAATTTCCGGTGGTACATTTAGTTGGATTAGAAGAAAATCTTTTCCCAAGTTTTATGAGTTCGGCAACTCGTGAAGATTTGGAAGAAGAAAGACGTTTGTTTTATGTTGCCTTGACAAGAGCAGAAAAACAGGCATTTTTCTCTTACGCAGTTTCCCGTTTTCAGTGGGGGAAAATTACTGATGCTGAACCTTCACGATTTTTAAGTGAAGTTGATGAAGAATATATTGAATTTTTAAACCCGGCGATTGAGAAAAGATTCATCAACAATTCTGGCATTACTTCTAATATTTTTGATGAGCATCCTTCTGAAATGAAGAGCTTTAAAAAGATTGAAAAGAAAACCATCTCTAAAACTGAAAATGATAAACCGATTGCCGAACCGAGAAAATTGAAACCGGTAAGTACTGCAAGGATTATCAATCCAAGCGGAGCTTCTTCACAGGATATTGAGGTTGGCGATAAAGTAAGACATGACCGTTTCGGAATCGGAGAAGTGAAATTCTTAGATGGAACTGATCCGCAAAATATCAAAGCGAAAGTAGTTTTCTTACATGAAGGTGAGAAGAATCTGATTTTAAAATATGCTAAACTGACGAAGATTTAG
- a CDS encoding M16 family metallopeptidase produces the protein MKKRLLSVAAAAFFGAMLNAQQIKFEEYDLPNGLHVILHQDNSAPVVTTGVMYHVGAKDEVVGRTGFAHFFEHLLFEGTPNIKRGEWFKIVSSNGGQNNANTTNDRTYYYETFPSNNEQLGLWMESERLRHAVINQVGVDTQREVVKEEKRLRMDNQPYGNLFTNVQKNLFTKHPYHWSTIGSMDDLNSAKLDEFQAFYKKYYVPNNATLVVAGDIKPEQTKKWIQEYYGAIPKGTVYPKNFPKDEPITKEKEVTAYDPNIQLPAYVFAYRTPGNKEKDAYVLDMLSSYLSNGKSSVLYKKLVDQEKKALQVAAFNQGLEDYGIFAFFAIPMGSTSKQTLQSDIDAEIKKLQTTLISDEDYQKLQNQYENQFVNANSSIQGIAASLATNHVLMGDTNLINKEIDIYKSITKQDLQNAAKKYLNSNQRIILNYLPEKK, from the coding sequence ATGAAAAAACGACTTCTTAGTGTTGCAGCTGCTGCCTTTTTTGGAGCAATGCTGAATGCACAACAAATCAAATTTGAAGAGTATGATTTACCAAACGGTCTACACGTAATCTTACACCAAGATAATTCTGCACCGGTAGTAACAACAGGTGTAATGTACCATGTAGGAGCAAAAGACGAAGTAGTTGGAAGAACAGGTTTTGCACACTTTTTTGAGCACCTTTTATTTGAAGGAACTCCAAACATTAAAAGAGGAGAATGGTTTAAAATCGTTTCTTCAAATGGTGGACAAAACAACGCAAACACTACAAACGACAGAACATATTACTACGAAACTTTCCCTTCAAACAACGAGCAATTAGGTCTTTGGATGGAATCTGAAAGACTTCGTCATGCGGTAATCAACCAGGTTGGTGTAGATACGCAAAGAGAAGTTGTAAAAGAAGAAAAGAGATTGAGAATGGATAACCAGCCTTATGGAAATCTTTTCACAAACGTACAGAAAAACTTATTTACAAAGCATCCTTATCATTGGTCTACAATTGGATCTATGGATGATTTGAATTCAGCTAAACTAGATGAGTTCCAAGCTTTCTATAAAAAATATTACGTTCCAAACAACGCAACTTTGGTTGTAGCAGGAGATATCAAACCTGAACAAACAAAAAAATGGATTCAGGAATATTACGGAGCAATTCCTAAAGGAACTGTTTATCCTAAAAACTTCCCGAAAGACGAGCCTATCACAAAAGAAAAAGAAGTTACAGCATACGATCCTAACATCCAGCTTCCTGCTTATGTTTTTGCATACAGAACGCCGGGTAACAAAGAAAAGGATGCTTATGTTTTAGATATGCTTTCTTCTTATTTAAGCAACGGAAAGTCTTCAGTTTTATATAAAAAATTGGTAGATCAGGAGAAAAAGGCACTTCAGGTAGCAGCTTTCAACCAAGGTCTTGAAGATTACGGTATTTTTGCATTCTTTGCAATCCCGATGGGATCAACATCAAAGCAGACATTACAGTCAGACATCGATGCTGAGATCAAAAAACTTCAGACGACTTTAATTTCTGACGAAGATTATCAAAAACTTCAGAATCAGTACGAAAATCAGTTTGTAAATGCAAACTCAAGCATTCAGGGAATTGCAGCTTCATTGGCTACAAACCACGTATTGATGGGCGACACAAACTTAATCAACAAGGAAATCGACATCTACAAATCTATCACAAAGCAGGATTTACAGAATGCGGCTAAAAAGTATTTAAATTCTAACCAGAGAATCATCCTTAACTACTTACCTGAAAAAAAGTAA
- a CDS encoding M16 family metallopeptidase has translation MKKQLTYIAVAFLFSGMLSAQKIDINAMPKPGPTPEINIAKPKTFQLKNGMTVMVVENNKLPRVNVSLSMDRQPYFEGDVTGVSEIMADQLGNGTTTLSKDAFNKKVDFLGANLNFSTGGASSNSLSKYFPEVLGLMADAIINPKFSADEIQKSKDRAVEGLKSSEKSADAIASRVSNALAYGKNTSRGEFETEQSINKIQLADVQNVYKKYYAPDNAYLVIVGDVKFDKVKPMVEKAFNNWKKADTKFPALEPASNVAKTEINVVDVPSAVQSVVSVGNLNTLKMKDPNYFPATIANYILGGGGEARLFMNLREKNGFTYGAYSDMSASKYSPSFSAEASVRNEVTDKAVKEFMNEINGISTVKADELANAKAKLKGSFIMALEQPATIARFAVNQKVQDLPADFYTNYLKSIDKVTAADVSNAVKATILPNQSRIFIAGKASEISEGLEKLGYPVKYYDAYANPVAKPTAQKVDASVTVASVVDKYINAIGGKANLSKVSSYTTNASMSMQGQNLDFKIVKAQGGKELQTVSAGGMTVQKQVFDGKTGYSEQMGQKVQMTKEEIADNLKNTELFEELGFAKSADYKLTGIEKINGEDSYAIKAGDKAYYYSVKTGLKTGETETVKAQGQTFTVPTTFADYKDVAGVKMPYTITVNQMGMDMVMKVKSYELNQAKDSDFK, from the coding sequence ATGAAAAAACAATTGACCTATATAGCCGTAGCATTTTTATTCTCAGGAATGCTTTCTGCACAAAAAATTGATATTAACGCAATGCCGAAACCAGGACCAACTCCTGAGATTAACATTGCAAAACCAAAAACTTTTCAGCTTAAAAACGGGATGACCGTAATGGTGGTTGAAAACAACAAATTGCCAAGAGTAAACGTAAGTCTTTCTATGGACAGACAGCCTTATTTTGAAGGCGATGTAACCGGAGTAAGCGAAATCATGGCAGATCAGCTTGGTAACGGAACTACTACTTTAAGCAAGGATGCATTCAACAAAAAAGTAGACTTTTTAGGAGCTAACTTAAACTTCTCTACTGGAGGAGCTTCTTCAAACTCTCTTTCAAAATATTTCCCTGAAGTTTTAGGTTTAATGGCTGATGCAATCATCAATCCTAAATTTTCTGCTGACGAAATTCAGAAATCTAAAGACAGAGCTGTTGAAGGTCTAAAATCTTCAGAGAAGAGTGCAGATGCAATCGCTTCAAGGGTTTCTAACGCATTAGCTTACGGAAAAAACACTTCAAGAGGTGAATTTGAAACAGAACAGTCTATCAACAAAATTCAGTTAGCTGACGTTCAGAATGTGTATAAAAAATATTACGCTCCAGACAATGCTTATTTGGTAATTGTTGGTGATGTAAAATTTGATAAAGTAAAACCAATGGTTGAAAAAGCTTTCAACAATTGGAAAAAAGCTGATACAAAATTCCCAGCTTTAGAGCCTGCTTCAAATGTAGCTAAAACTGAAATCAATGTAGTAGATGTTCCTTCTGCAGTACAATCTGTAGTTTCTGTAGGAAACCTGAACACATTGAAAATGAAAGATCCAAATTACTTCCCTGCAACAATTGCCAACTACATTCTTGGTGGTGGTGGAGAAGCTAGACTTTTCATGAATCTTCGTGAGAAAAACGGATTCACTTATGGAGCTTATTCAGATATGAGCGCAAGCAAATATTCTCCTTCTTTCTCTGCTGAAGCTAGTGTAAGAAACGAGGTTACTGATAAAGCAGTAAAAGAATTCATGAACGAAATCAACGGAATTTCTACTGTAAAAGCTGACGAACTTGCCAATGCTAAAGCTAAATTGAAAGGAAGTTTCATCATGGCATTAGAGCAGCCTGCAACAATTGCAAGATTTGCAGTTAACCAAAAAGTTCAGGATCTTCCGGCTGATTTTTACACTAACTATTTAAAATCTATTGATAAAGTAACTGCAGCTGACGTTTCTAACGCAGTAAAAGCAACTATTTTACCAAACCAAAGCAGAATTTTCATCGCTGGTAAAGCTTCTGAAATTTCTGAAGGATTAGAAAAATTAGGTTACCCTGTAAAATACTATGATGCATATGCAAATCCTGTTGCTAAACCAACAGCACAGAAAGTTGATGCAAGCGTAACTGTAGCTTCTGTTGTTGATAAGTACATTAATGCAATTGGCGGAAAAGCTAATTTGTCAAAAGTGTCTTCATATACAACGAATGCATCAATGTCTATGCAAGGACAAAACCTTGATTTCAAAATTGTTAAAGCTCAAGGTGGAAAAGAACTTCAAACAGTTTCTGCTGGTGGAATGACAGTTCAAAAACAAGTTTTTGATGGAAAAACAGGTTATTCTGAGCAAATGGGACAAAAAGTTCAGATGACTAAAGAAGAAATCGCTGACAACTTAAAAAATACTGAGCTTTTCGAAGAACTAGGTTTTGCTAAATCTGCAGATTACAAATTGACAGGAATTGAAAAAATTAACGGTGAAGATTCTTATGCAATCAAAGCTGGTGATAAAGCTTATTACTATAGCGTAAAAACTGGTCTTAAAACAGGTGAAACTGAAACTGTAAAAGCACAAGGACAAACGTTCACAGTTCCTACTACTTTTGCTGATTACAAAGATGTCGCTGGTGTAAAAATGCCTTATACAATCACAGTTAATCAAATGGGTATGGATATGGTGATGAAAGTAAAATCATACGAATTAAACCAGGCTAAAGATTCTGACTTCAAATAA
- the secG gene encoding preprotein translocase subunit SecG → MDTIFTLLMILIMIASVLLVIVVMAQNPKGGGLSSTFGGASSAQFGVQRTNDFMEKSTWTLGAVIIVLILISVVVTGKPKQAAPVIPQAPTKEAPAGKAPASQSSAPVSVPANK, encoded by the coding sequence ATGGATACTATATTTACACTATTAATGATTCTTATTATGATTGCCAGCGTTTTATTGGTAATCGTTGTTATGGCTCAAAACCCAAAAGGTGGCGGTCTTTCTAGTACATTCGGAGGAGCATCTTCTGCACAGTTTGGAGTACAAAGAACTAATGATTTTATGGAAAAATCAACCTGGACTTTAGGAGCAGTAATCATCGTTCTTATTTTGATAAGCGTTGTTGTGACTGGTAAACCTAAGCAAGCAGCACCGGTAATTCCTCAAGCTCCAACTAAAGAAGCTCCTGCAGGAAAAGCTCCAGCTTCTCAGTCTTCGGCTCCGGTAAGTGTTCCGGCAAATAAATAA